One genomic segment of Novosphingobium sp. RL4 includes these proteins:
- a CDS encoding phosphotransferase enzyme family protein — protein MTSLTASDLPVAEVSHSVLHPEFIAAEVARRYPVKGELTCFLLYRGMNDVYLVQDEEAKYALRVWRKTYRDVDDVAYELDFLDYLREQGFPASVGVPQHDGKLYFKVLSPEGERAIALYDWAPGVKFGDRLSEETAFRIGAAMARMHLLGNAWAGADHRFSTETAKDYNICMPALIDFVYDRPDDLRDYPVIAANLDKRLDELAASGKVPLGVCHRDFHPSNVHVAEDGGITLLDFDAAGEDFLMQDVQNFVWGNLFYGFDPKIGEAFEDGYQSVRPFTREETENTELFLMAKALRLIAGMAHSSTAVGRGTLRFRNLDWLGDYVKTRARACGLL, from the coding sequence GTGACTTCCTTGACCGCCTCTGACCTTCCGGTGGCCGAGGTTTCGCACTCGGTCCTCCATCCCGAGTTCATCGCCGCCGAAGTGGCGCGCCGCTATCCCGTCAAGGGCGAGCTGACTTGTTTCCTGCTCTACCGGGGCATGAACGATGTCTATCTCGTGCAGGACGAGGAAGCGAAATACGCCCTGCGCGTCTGGCGCAAGACCTACCGCGACGTTGACGACGTGGCCTACGAACTCGATTTCCTCGACTATCTGCGCGAACAGGGCTTCCCCGCCTCGGTCGGCGTGCCGCAGCATGACGGCAAGCTCTACTTCAAGGTGCTCTCCCCCGAGGGCGAACGCGCCATCGCGCTTTACGACTGGGCGCCGGGCGTGAAGTTCGGAGACCGCCTGTCCGAGGAAACCGCCTTCCGCATCGGCGCCGCCATGGCCCGGATGCACCTGCTCGGCAATGCCTGGGCGGGCGCCGACCACCGGTTCTCGACCGAGACGGCCAAGGACTACAACATCTGCATGCCGGCGCTGATCGACTTCGTCTACGACCGGCCGGACGACTTGCGCGACTATCCGGTGATCGCCGCCAACCTCGACAAGCGGCTCGACGAACTGGCCGCCTCGGGCAAAGTGCCGCTGGGCGTGTGCCACCGCGATTTCCACCCCAGCAACGTCCACGTCGCCGAAGACGGCGGCATCACCCTGCTGGACTTCGACGCCGCGGGCGAGGACTTCCTCATGCAGGACGTGCAGAACTTCGTCTGGGGCAACCTGTTCTACGGCTTCGACCCGAAGATCGGCGAGGCTTTCGAGGACGGCTACCAGTCGGTTCGGCCCTTCACCCGGGAAGAGACCGAGAATACCGAGCTGTTCCTGATGGCCAAGGCCCTGCGCCTGATCGCAGGCATGGCCCATAGCTCGACGGCGGTAGGGCGCGGCACCCTGCGCTTCCGCAATCTCGACTGGCTGGGGGACTATGTGAAGACCCGCGCCCGCGCCTGCGGCCTGCTCTGA
- a CDS encoding alpha/beta fold hydrolase encodes MTDTPSIRRAYTTCRHGQMHYRTAGAAQAGRTPIVLLHQNPSSSYEYEALIRELATDRLVISFDTPGYGMSDAPPAPPGMAGYAAAFSDALDALEADGVLTGKVDLYGFHTGTLLSCELAIARPDKVRALGLTGIPMFDPATLAAKLEEARNFPEPDESGEVILGLLGRLWGYIVTNRDPAQPLDKAVWNFADKSRVLHRFTWAYSGVWSWDFSRLGLVTQPAVLVQTAEDLLEVSLQAAARMPDCRTVQLLDLDKDIFDLAPERIAHELRDFLDRL; translated from the coding sequence ATGACCGACACACCCTCGATCCGCCGTGCCTATACCACCTGCCGCCACGGCCAGATGCATTATCGCACCGCCGGGGCCGCACAGGCCGGACGCACGCCCATCGTGCTGCTGCACCAGAACCCCTCGTCTTCCTACGAGTACGAGGCCCTGATCCGCGAACTGGCGACCGACCGGCTCGTGATCTCCTTCGACACGCCGGGCTACGGCATGTCCGACGCGCCGCCCGCGCCGCCGGGGATGGCGGGCTATGCCGCCGCCTTCTCGGACGCGCTCGATGCGCTGGAGGCCGACGGCGTGCTCACCGGCAAGGTCGATCTCTACGGCTTCCACACCGGCACGCTGCTGTCCTGCGAACTGGCCATCGCCCGCCCGGACAAGGTCCGCGCATTGGGGCTGACCGGCATTCCGATGTTCGATCCGGCCACCCTTGCCGCCAAGCTCGAAGAAGCGCGCAATTTCCCGGAGCCGGACGAAAGCGGCGAAGTGATCCTCGGCCTGCTTGGCAGGCTCTGGGGCTATATCGTCACCAACCGCGATCCCGCACAGCCGCTCGACAAGGCGGTGTGGAACTTCGCCGACAAATCGCGCGTGCTGCACCGTTTCACCTGGGCCTACAGCGGCGTCTGGTCGTGGGATTTCTCGCGCCTCGGCCTCGTAACCCAGCCTGCCGTGCTCGTGCAGACGGCGGAAGACCTTCTCGAAGTGTCCCTCCAGGCCGCCGCGCGCATGCCGGACTGCCGGACGGTCCAGCTTCTCGATCTCGACAAAGACATTTTCGATCTTGCCCCGGAGCGTATTGCCCATGAACTGCGTGACTTCCTTGACCGCCTCTGA
- a CDS encoding alpha/beta fold hydrolase, whose translation MNEPEIPDTLQIERAFVRLDEGQVHLRRLPAADAAHRPLLLLHASPASSWFMQDLMTALRAAGYLGEIVAPDTLGNGDSAAPGPAEPDIAYFADSVDRLCNALGFGAVDAYGTHTGARIACELAAGHPARVHRLVLDGITEYEDDLREAVIANYAPVVEPDEYGRHLVWAFNFCRDQALFFPHFMKDAEHRLSVPMPPPQVLHRITLDVLKALDTYPKPYIAAFRYRAFERMARIAAPTLLLKPETELALLNASVKTALGLLADGHEAATGGSPAAKAAAMAKFLKRQLP comes from the coding sequence ATGAACGAACCCGAGATTCCCGATACCCTTCAGATCGAGCGCGCCTTCGTCCGGCTGGATGAGGGGCAGGTTCACTTGCGCCGCCTGCCCGCGGCCGATGCCGCGCACCGGCCCTTGCTCCTGCTTCACGCCTCGCCCGCGTCCTCATGGTTCATGCAGGACCTGATGACGGCCCTTCGCGCGGCGGGATACCTGGGCGAGATCGTCGCGCCCGATACGCTCGGCAACGGCGATTCCGCCGCCCCCGGACCTGCCGAGCCCGACATCGCCTATTTCGCGGATTCCGTGGACCGCCTGTGCAACGCACTGGGCTTCGGAGCGGTCGATGCCTACGGCACGCACACCGGCGCCCGCATCGCCTGCGAGCTTGCCGCCGGCCATCCCGCCCGCGTGCACCGCCTCGTGCTGGACGGCATCACCGAATACGAGGACGATCTGCGCGAAGCGGTGATCGCCAATTACGCCCCCGTGGTCGAGCCGGACGAATATGGCCGCCACCTGGTCTGGGCGTTCAACTTCTGCCGCGACCAGGCGCTGTTCTTCCCCCATTTCATGAAGGATGCGGAACATCGGCTTTCCGTGCCGATGCCGCCGCCGCAAGTGCTGCACCGGATCACGCTGGACGTGCTCAAGGCGCTCGACACTTATCCCAAGCCCTACATCGCAGCGTTCCGCTACCGCGCGTTCGAGCGCATGGCCCGGATCGCAGCGCCCACGCTGCTGCTCAAGCCCGAGACCGAACTGGCCCTGCTCAATGCCTCGGTGAAGACCGCGCTTGGCCTGCTGGCCGACGGGCATGAGGCGGCAACCGGCGGATCACCCGCAGCCAAGGCCGCCGCCATGGCCAAATTCCTCAAGAGGCAGCTACCATGA
- a CDS encoding FAD-dependent oxidoreductase: MSVKDRCQVAIAGAGPVGTVMATLLAQQGISVILLEAGQDCAQDLRASTFHPPTLEMLDDIGITPMLLETGLKAPVYQWRDRASGEVIEFDLSELHDVTRYPFRIQCEQYHLSRALASGLDNHANADVRFGNRLLSFVQDENGVDLAVETTMGIERVRADFLIGADGANSIVRKWLGTEFDGFTYPERFLTLSTETDLGQFLPNLSLVNYVSDPQEWLVLLKVPSVWRVLVPVNGAVDEAELTSEANKTAIFDRLMGDGASVVTHHRTLYRVHQRVAQSFREGRVVLVGDAAHLNNPLGGFGMNSGIHDAFNLFEKLLPVLKGQAAMEPSLALYDRQRREVTHSFTQAQTKQNMAFISGGCGSAHDARRREFLAIKQDDERRRAYLMRQAMFQSLEDAALIR; encoded by the coding sequence ATGTCAGTGAAAGATCGTTGCCAGGTAGCGATTGCCGGTGCCGGCCCTGTCGGCACGGTCATGGCGACGTTGTTGGCGCAGCAGGGTATCTCGGTGATCCTGCTCGAAGCCGGACAGGACTGTGCGCAGGATCTGCGCGCCTCGACCTTCCACCCGCCGACGCTCGAAATGCTGGACGATATCGGCATCACGCCGATGCTGCTGGAAACCGGCCTCAAGGCCCCCGTCTATCAGTGGCGCGACCGCGCTTCGGGCGAAGTGATCGAGTTCGATCTCAGCGAGCTGCACGACGTCACCCGCTATCCCTTCCGCATCCAGTGCGAACAGTATCACCTTTCCCGTGCGCTTGCATCGGGGCTGGACAATCACGCCAATGCCGATGTCCGCTTCGGCAATCGCCTGCTTTCGTTCGTGCAGGACGAGAACGGCGTGGACCTTGCCGTGGAGACGACGATGGGGATCGAGCGCGTCCGCGCCGACTTCCTGATCGGCGCGGACGGTGCGAATTCCATCGTGCGCAAGTGGCTCGGCACCGAATTCGACGGGTTCACTTATCCCGAGCGGTTCCTGACCCTTTCGACCGAAACCGATCTCGGCCAGTTCCTGCCCAACCTTTCGCTGGTGAACTACGTTTCCGATCCGCAGGAATGGCTGGTGCTGCTGAAGGTGCCGTCCGTCTGGCGCGTGCTGGTGCCGGTGAACGGCGCGGTGGACGAGGCGGAACTGACGTCCGAAGCCAACAAGACGGCGATCTTCGATCGTCTCATGGGGGACGGTGCCTCGGTCGTCACGCATCACCGCACGCTCTATCGGGTCCACCAGCGCGTGGCCCAGTCGTTCCGCGAGGGCCGCGTCGTGCTGGTGGGCGATGCTGCCCATCTCAACAATCCGCTCGGCGGCTTCGGCATGAATTCGGGCATCCACGATGCCTTCAACCTGTTCGAGAAGCTGCTGCCCGTGCTCAAGGGACAGGCGGCGATGGAGCCCAGCCTCGCGCTTTACGACCGCCAGCGCCGCGAAGTGACGCATAGCTTCACCCAGGCCCAGACCAAGCAGAACATGGCCTTCATCAGCGGCGGCTGCGGATCGGCGCACGATGCGCGTCGGCGCGAGTTCCTGGCGATCAAGCAGGACGACGAACGCCGCCGTGCCTACCTCATGCGCCAGGCGATGTTCCAGAGCCTGGAGGATGCGGCGCTGATCCGCTGA
- a CDS encoding MFS transporter, which translates to MKMSVSKDSRADVRLSVRTCLGFGIGTVGVSIMLNTVTTYFPALMSTVLGQSPEIAGYLLMISKLADAVIDVAIGSLSDRARTRWGRRKPFLLGGALLSAVSFVMLFAPPVLSEGALLLWMIAGLVIYSTAYSLFNVPYMALPAELTDGFHERTRLISFRTVFVSIGQLLAMAGTAWLIQSGGAGRSGFATMGVVMALIIGGSMTATALAVPVKHGTAPGSGKHLPGPAQLRAIARNRPFMMLLGAKVFQFLSFASVASTMLLFMLNVVGVGYNGQIAFAVTQNVVTALVMPLWVWTGKRFGKRRTYLAGVVLFCMTTLSWLLADHSITTTGIVLRGIGGGLGSGAIILMSISMLGDTQAYDRLLTGEAREGLLSSAIAVIEKVSFALGVAVLGVFLHALGYVPTTGGAIVAQPASAMLALKLGFSVIPAVMFAINGLFLWAYDLDEDKLAAARLETSEGLGNAVA; encoded by the coding sequence ATGAAGATGTCGGTTTCGAAGGATAGCCGGGCCGATGTCCGGTTAAGTGTCAGGACCTGCCTCGGCTTTGGGATCGGCACGGTGGGCGTGTCGATCATGCTCAACACCGTGACCACCTACTTCCCCGCGCTGATGTCCACCGTGCTGGGCCAGTCGCCCGAGATCGCCGGCTACCTGCTGATGATCTCCAAGCTGGCCGACGCGGTGATCGACGTCGCCATCGGCAGCCTGTCCGACCGCGCCCGCACCCGCTGGGGCCGGCGCAAGCCGTTCCTCCTGGGAGGAGCGCTGCTTTCGGCGGTCTCGTTCGTGATGCTGTTCGCACCGCCGGTCCTGTCCGAAGGGGCACTGCTGCTCTGGATGATCGCGGGGCTGGTGATCTATTCCACCGCCTATTCGCTGTTCAACGTGCCCTACATGGCCCTGCCCGCCGAACTGACCGACGGCTTCCACGAACGCACGCGCCTGATCTCGTTCCGCACCGTGTTCGTCTCGATCGGCCAGCTTCTGGCGATGGCGGGCACCGCGTGGCTGATCCAGAGCGGCGGCGCGGGCCGTTCCGGCTTCGCCACCATGGGCGTGGTCATGGCGCTCATCATCGGCGGATCGATGACGGCGACGGCGCTCGCCGTTCCGGTGAAGCACGGTACCGCGCCGGGTTCCGGCAAGCACCTGCCCGGTCCGGCGCAGCTTCGCGCGATCGCCCGCAACCGGCCCTTCATGATGCTGCTGGGCGCCAAGGTGTTCCAGTTCCTCTCCTTCGCCTCGGTCGCCTCGACGATGCTGCTGTTCATGCTCAACGTCGTGGGCGTGGGCTACAACGGCCAGATCGCCTTTGCCGTGACCCAGAACGTCGTCACCGCGCTGGTTATGCCGCTGTGGGTCTGGACCGGAAAGCGCTTCGGCAAGCGCCGCACGTATCTGGCGGGCGTCGTGCTGTTCTGCATGACCACGCTAAGCTGGCTCCTGGCCGACCATTCGATCACCACGACCGGTATCGTCCTGCGCGGTATCGGCGGCGGCCTCGGCTCGGGCGCGATCATCCTGATGTCGATCTCGATGCTGGGCGACACCCAGGCCTATGACCGCCTGCTGACCGGCGAGGCGCGCGAGGGCCTGCTCTCCAGCGCCATAGCCGTGATCGAGAAAGTCAGCTTCGCGCTCGGCGTGGCGGTGCTGGGCGTGTTCCTTCACGCGCTGGGCTACGTGCCGACCACCGGCGGCGCCATCGTCGCCCAGCCCGCCAGCGCGATGCTGGCGCTGAAGCTCGGATTCTCGGTGATCCCGGCGGTCATGTTCGCAATCAACGGCCTGTTCCTCTGGGCATACGACCTTGACGAGGACAAGCTCGCCGCCGCGCGCCTGGAGACTTCCGAAGGCCTTGGGAACGCAGTGGCATGA
- a CDS encoding LLM class flavin-dependent oxidoreductase, whose product MTRPFILSASIAEVAFAVPESAAPILYAAEAAGLDLLVMGRSGARPFDAQVLLAWAAPLTSRLGLVATVPASNAHPFHVARALSAIDFLSAGRTGWSVVSEGAPQGMGEDMVGAARALWDGWGSDTLILDKASGRYLDASKVSASNYEGAFFKVAGPVNAMRPLLGHPLLVVDGDDPLAVADADIALFADGQPVPPASKRLLKVAPDADPAEPMARFEAGEIDGLHFTLTDALSQLPVIGARFGAPVSARPSESGDLRARLGLPIPSTASNQPGGAVIPENA is encoded by the coding sequence ATGACCAGACCTTTCATCCTCTCCGCCTCGATCGCCGAGGTCGCCTTCGCCGTTCCCGAAAGCGCCGCGCCGATCCTGTACGCGGCCGAAGCGGCCGGTCTCGACCTGCTGGTCATGGGCCGCTCCGGCGCGCGTCCCTTCGATGCGCAAGTGCTGCTGGCATGGGCGGCGCCGCTGACCTCGCGGCTCGGCCTCGTCGCCACGGTTCCCGCGTCGAACGCGCACCCCTTCCACGTTGCCCGGGCGCTTTCGGCCATCGATTTCCTGAGCGCGGGCCGCACCGGCTGGTCAGTGGTATCCGAAGGCGCGCCGCAAGGCATGGGCGAGGACATGGTCGGCGCCGCCCGCGCGCTGTGGGATGGCTGGGGCAGCGACACGCTGATCCTCGACAAGGCGAGCGGACGCTATCTCGATGCGTCGAAAGTCAGCGCCTCGAACTACGAAGGCGCCTTCTTCAAGGTGGCCGGTCCCGTCAACGCCATGCGCCCGTTGCTCGGCCATCCGCTGCTGGTGGTGGACGGGGATGACCCTCTCGCCGTGGCTGATGCCGATATCGCGCTGTTTGCCGATGGACAGCCCGTGCCGCCGGCAAGCAAGCGGCTGCTCAAGGTTGCGCCCGATGCCGATCCTGCCGAACCGATGGCCCGTTTCGAGGCCGGTGAAATCGACGGCCTGCACTTCACCCTGACCGACGCCCTGTCACAGCTTCCCGTGATCGGCGCGCGCTTCGGCGCTCCCGTTTCGGCGCGGCCCTCCGAGAGCGGCGACCTGCGCGCGCGGCTTGGCCTGCCGATCCCTTCCACCGCATCAAACCAGCCCGGCGGCGCCGTGATCCCGGAGAACGCATGA
- a CDS encoding alpha/beta hydrolase, producing MKKRHILLGALGALVLVGGGSVLALRAGAGASDRAELEKRWADGPSRFVTVDGVRMHVREEGPARAPVVVLLHGSIVNLHEWDGVAERLKDRYRVVRFDWSPYGLTGPDPSGVYSTPRSAQLMDGLMKQLGHDRFAVVATSNGSNVALEYNRAYPGHATAMAFSMLPLERPSQTRKVDPRLAWMLSFHKAVLPDWRSHWFWKLMLEDTTPPGFVPTDRMVDQIYDMNNLPGALGRQAQYIQANVKAFKTSDVGAVAETVRVPVLLQWCSYDDVISQGAKASVARFTHAPVELIEYPDLGHFPMWENPEKFTRDLKRWLDKVTPAAVPAAKA from the coding sequence ATGAAGAAGCGCCATATCCTTCTGGGCGCGCTTGGCGCGTTGGTGCTGGTCGGCGGTGGAAGCGTGCTGGCCCTGCGGGCAGGAGCGGGCGCGAGCGACCGGGCGGAACTCGAAAAGCGCTGGGCCGACGGCCCCTCGCGCTTCGTCACCGTGGACGGTGTGCGGATGCACGTGCGCGAGGAAGGCCCGGCGCGCGCGCCGGTCGTGGTCCTGCTTCACGGCTCGATCGTCAATCTCCATGAATGGGACGGCGTTGCCGAGCGTCTCAAGGACCGCTACCGCGTGGTCCGCTTCGACTGGTCGCCCTATGGGCTGACCGGCCCCGATCCTTCGGGCGTCTATTCCACGCCGCGTTCCGCGCAGCTCATGGACGGGCTGATGAAACAGCTTGGCCATGACAGGTTCGCGGTCGTCGCCACGTCCAATGGATCGAACGTCGCGCTCGAATACAACCGCGCCTATCCGGGCCACGCCACGGCCATGGCGTTTTCGATGCTGCCGCTCGAACGGCCGAGCCAGACCCGCAAGGTCGATCCGCGGCTGGCGTGGATGCTCTCGTTCCACAAGGCGGTGCTGCCGGACTGGCGCTCGCACTGGTTCTGGAAGCTGATGCTGGAGGATACCACGCCCCCCGGCTTCGTGCCGACCGATCGCATGGTCGACCAGATTTACGACATGAACAACCTGCCCGGCGCGCTGGGCCGCCAGGCGCAGTACATTCAGGCCAACGTCAAGGCGTTCAAGACCTCGGACGTCGGAGCAGTGGCGGAAACGGTGCGCGTGCCGGTGCTGCTGCAATGGTGCAGCTATGACGACGTGATCTCGCAAGGGGCCAAGGCCTCGGTCGCCCGCTTCACGCATGCGCCGGTCGAACTGATCGAATATCCCGACCTCGGCCACTTCCCGATGTGGGAGAACCCGGAGAAGTTCACCCGCGACCTCAAACGCTGGCTGGACAAGGTCACACCGGCTGCCGTTCCGGCCGCGAAAGCCTGA
- a CDS encoding M24 family metallopeptidase, with protein sequence MDTSFLPDDGALLTALEREGPINLARAIAVMERHDLAGLVLGDPVNVFHALGHWPQIGRTRPGQPPGTFALIARERPGQWGLVTSRFLHHYSWADGRSRNDVAVWLYDTLGDAGDDTPAQVPDTPVLPRRSSSPPTAAEAHREAISAREAGAMTARGDAGAAIAAAMRGLGLWQGRIGYDHGVIAEVALRREHPGELVQADNILREIRLVKSPLEHALMARAAKSNVDALNAVGRAIRAGASHAELQALFRMETAARGNTAVFLNVDRVSSDLSRIEVADGQTLMLDGVSKYLGYHGDFARTVFVGEPTRAAARAAQAAAFGWQAVREKLRPGLRYSEIAMLGEAAIRKAGYEAVIGFGPHSVGLAHTDEPGEVHGGFWRKPDIVLEPGMILSVDCPTLDTGIGGSAHCEDLVRITETGCEPIHPLHEPVIIV encoded by the coding sequence ATGGACACATCCTTCCTTCCTGACGACGGCGCGCTTCTGACGGCGCTAGAGCGCGAGGGGCCGATCAATCTGGCCCGTGCGATCGCCGTGATGGAACGGCACGATCTGGCGGGCCTGGTGCTGGGCGATCCCGTGAACGTGTTCCACGCGCTGGGGCACTGGCCGCAGATCGGGCGGACCCGGCCCGGGCAGCCTCCGGGGACTTTCGCACTGATCGCGCGGGAGCGGCCCGGACAGTGGGGCCTCGTCACCAGCCGCTTCCTCCATCACTATAGCTGGGCCGACGGACGCAGCCGCAACGACGTGGCCGTCTGGCTCTACGACACGCTCGGAGACGCGGGCGACGACACCCCGGCGCAAGTGCCGGACACGCCCGTCCTGCCGCGCCGATCCAGCAGCCCTCCGACCGCCGCCGAGGCTCACCGCGAGGCGATTTCCGCGCGTGAGGCCGGGGCCATGACGGCGCGCGGGGATGCAGGGGCTGCCATCGCCGCGGCCATGCGCGGTCTTGGCCTGTGGCAGGGACGGATCGGCTACGACCACGGGGTCATCGCCGAAGTCGCCCTGCGGCGCGAGCATCCCGGCGAACTGGTGCAGGCCGACAATATACTGCGCGAGATCCGCCTAGTGAAATCGCCGCTGGAGCACGCCCTGATGGCGCGCGCGGCGAAGTCCAACGTCGATGCCCTCAATGCCGTGGGCCGCGCGATCCGCGCCGGCGCCAGCCATGCCGAATTGCAGGCGCTGTTCCGCATGGAAACCGCCGCGCGCGGCAATACGGCAGTGTTCCTCAATGTCGACCGGGTCTCCTCGGACCTGTCGCGGATCGAGGTGGCGGATGGGCAGACGCTGATGCTCGACGGGGTGAGCAAGTATCTTGGTTACCACGGCGATTTCGCCCGCACCGTTTTCGTCGGCGAGCCCACCCGCGCCGCTGCCCGCGCGGCACAGGCGGCCGCCTTCGGCTGGCAGGCGGTGCGCGAGAAGCTGCGGCCGGGCCTGCGTTATTCCGAGATCGCGATGCTGGGCGAAGCGGCCATTCGCAAGGCCGGATACGAGGCTGTCATCGGCTTCGGCCCGCACAGCGTCGGCCTGGCCCATACCGACGAGCCGGGCGAGGTCCACGGCGGTTTCTGGCGCAAGCCGGACATCGTGCTGGAGCCGGGCATGATCCTCTCGGTCGACTGCCCGACGCTGGATACCGGCATCGGCGGCTCGGCCCATTGCGAAGACCTCGTGCGCATTACCGAGACCGGCTGCGAACCCATCCATCCCCTTCACGAACCGGTGATCATCGTATGA
- a CDS encoding LLM class flavin-dependent oxidoreductase: protein MMDKQIHLWAFLQGIGFFPSGWMHERANPAGVFSMDYYARVAKLAEQGMFDAIVFGDQLQSRGAGGRTPERMAMPTLDPVSLLTAMAAVTKHVGLVATVSTTYNTPEMLAERFGTMERISGGRAGWNIVTTAHPDTAPNFGEDDLPPKDERYRHAKEVVAKACELWAAMDREGPLLPQGRPVLVQAGQSPDGRDFAARTAEAIFCPAANIEAGVDFRSDLRTRIAAVGRDPDGVRIMPGLSCVLGGTEEEARANHLAILDLADDALAIEYLSESLGCDLTAFDPAGAIPVDTILDRTILPKADIARAITPAQEKGTPLGDFAANFMRHPRGHNVFLGTPEQMADMMIAWRDAGACDGFTLQPSYMPGGLEDFVEQVVPLLQQRGRLRTEYPGSTLRETLGLPAREAVAA from the coding sequence ATGATGGACAAGCAAATTCACCTCTGGGCCTTCCTTCAGGGCATCGGCTTCTTCCCGAGTGGATGGATGCATGAGCGCGCGAACCCGGCGGGTGTGTTCTCGATGGACTATTACGCCCGCGTCGCGAAACTCGCCGAACAGGGCATGTTCGACGCGATCGTCTTCGGCGACCAGCTTCAGTCGCGCGGGGCGGGTGGTCGCACGCCGGAGCGCATGGCGATGCCGACGCTCGATCCCGTCAGCCTGCTCACCGCGATGGCGGCGGTAACGAAGCACGTCGGCCTCGTCGCCACGGTTTCGACGACATACAACACCCCGGAAATGCTCGCCGAGCGCTTCGGCACGATGGAGCGTATTTCCGGCGGCCGCGCGGGCTGGAACATCGTGACCACCGCGCACCCCGACACCGCCCCCAACTTCGGCGAGGACGACCTGCCGCCGAAGGACGAACGCTATCGCCACGCCAAGGAAGTCGTCGCCAAGGCCTGCGAACTCTGGGCGGCGATGGACCGCGAAGGGCCGCTGCTGCCGCAGGGCCGCCCGGTCCTCGTCCAGGCGGGCCAGTCACCCGACGGGCGCGATTTCGCGGCGCGCACGGCCGAGGCGATCTTCTGTCCGGCCGCCAATATCGAGGCAGGCGTGGATTTCCGCAGCGACTTGCGCACCCGCATCGCCGCCGTGGGCCGCGATCCCGACGGTGTGCGGATCATGCCGGGCCTGTCCTGCGTGCTCGGCGGCACCGAGGAGGAGGCGCGCGCCAACCATCTCGCCATTCTCGATCTTGCCGACGATGCGCTGGCCATCGAGTATCTCTCGGAATCGCTGGGCTGCGACCTGACCGCCTTCGACCCTGCCGGTGCGATCCCGGTGGACACGATCCTCGACCGGACGATCCTGCCCAAGGCCGACATCGCCCGCGCCATCACCCCCGCGCAGGAGAAGGGCACCCCGCTTGGCGATTTCGCGGCCAATTTCATGCGCCATCCGCGCGGCCATAACGTGTTCCTCGGCACGCCCGAGCAGATGGCGGACATGATGATCGCCTGGCGCGATGCCGGTGCCTGCGATGGTTTCACCCTCCAGCCCAGCTACATGCCGGGCGGGCTTGAGGACTTCGTCGAACAGGTGGTGCCGCTGCTCCAGCAGCGCGGACGCCTGCGCACCGAATATCCCGGCAGCACCCTGCGCGAGACGCTGGGCCTGCCCGCGCGTGAGGCGGTGGCGGCATGA